One window from the genome of Lentisphaera araneosa HTCC2155 encodes:
- a CDS encoding dihydrodipicolinate synthase family protein — protein sequence MKLSGLISAPYTPMDKDGNICFDRIPAYAESLKHNGITGVFVNGTTGEGMDLSLDERKAAAKCWISHKLPDFKVIIHVGENSLLNACHLAKHANESGADAIGVMMPLESGKMTLEDSLQTESSPLNGMENKCRWRFPLSCALRLGILRLLNFLKRISCREPAVRKENNL from the coding sequence ATGAAATTGTCAGGATTAATATCAGCACCTTATACGCCAATGGATAAAGATGGAAATATTTGTTTTGATCGGATACCAGCCTATGCAGAATCACTCAAGCATAATGGCATTACGGGAGTATTTGTGAATGGCACTACAGGAGAAGGGATGGATCTGTCCCTCGATGAACGAAAAGCAGCCGCAAAATGCTGGATCTCACATAAATTACCTGATTTCAAAGTAATCATTCATGTTGGTGAGAACTCTCTTTTAAATGCATGTCATTTAGCAAAACATGCGAATGAATCTGGGGCTGATGCAATCGGTGTGATGATGCCTTTGGAGTCAGGCAAAATGACTTTAGAAGACTCTCTTCAGACCGAGAGCTCCCCTTTGAATGGGATGGAAAACAAGTGCCGGTGGAGGTTCCCGTTGAGTTGTGCTCTTCGTTTGGGGATATTGCGGCTGTTGAATTTTCTGAAGCGCATTTCATGTCGCGAACCTGCAGTGAGAAAGGAGAATAACCTATGA
- a CDS encoding sialidase family protein yields MNKVEYRSNRLSHMKLLKILSLWMFIGTASYGQSTPVFTSGQEGYKSFRIPAIISTHSDTLLAFCEGRVNGLSDTGNIDMVMKRSDDGGKTWSKLEVLWNDESNVCGNPCPVVLESGEILLLMTWNHGSEHEGHIKSGTSKHGGRVPYVMSSKDNGKTWSKPRDISVMADKDSWGWYATGPGNAIQMQHGKYKGRIVVPCADSDLKNHYDAHAIYSDDDGKTWKYSGQVGAGANESCILELGDGTLVLNSRQQTNKSGSRGQAISKDGGVTWINFTNKTPLKDPTCQAAFISYDHKNTLLFMNPQGRGRSDGIVQLSSDAGKTWKPLLVLPKGFFAYSSMTVMGNGDIALIYEASGYRTIPFTLITADQVKQVLSK; encoded by the coding sequence ATGAATAAAGTTGAGTATCGTAGTAACAGATTGAGTCATATGAAATTATTAAAGATATTATCATTATGGATGTTTATTGGAACAGCATCATATGGTCAATCAACCCCTGTTTTTACAAGTGGGCAAGAGGGATATAAAAGCTTTCGTATACCAGCCATTATTAGTACTCATTCCGATACATTATTAGCTTTTTGTGAGGGACGTGTGAATGGCCTTAGTGATACAGGGAATATTGATATGGTGATGAAGCGCTCAGATGATGGTGGTAAGACCTGGTCTAAGCTTGAGGTGCTCTGGAATGATGAGTCTAATGTCTGTGGAAATCCATGTCCTGTCGTTTTGGAAAGTGGTGAAATTTTATTACTAATGACCTGGAATCATGGTAGTGAACATGAAGGGCATATAAAGAGTGGGACGTCAAAACATGGCGGGCGAGTTCCTTATGTTATGAGTTCCAAAGATAATGGTAAGACCTGGTCAAAACCACGTGATATATCAGTCATGGCAGACAAAGATAGTTGGGGCTGGTATGCAACAGGACCTGGTAATGCAATTCAAATGCAACATGGTAAATATAAGGGGCGTATAGTCGTGCCATGTGCAGATTCGGATCTTAAAAATCATTATGATGCACATGCAATTTATAGTGATGATGATGGTAAGACCTGGAAATATAGTGGCCAAGTTGGAGCAGGAGCAAATGAGAGTTGTATTCTTGAACTAGGCGATGGAACACTGGTTTTGAATAGTCGTCAACAGACTAATAAATCTGGTAGTCGCGGTCAGGCAATTAGTAAGGATGGTGGGGTAACTTGGATTAATTTTACTAACAAAACACCGTTAAAGGACCCAACTTGTCAGGCAGCATTCATCAGCTATGATCATAAGAATACATTATTATTTATGAATCCACAGGGCAGGGGACGCAGTGATGGTATTGTTCAACTCAGTAGTGATGCAGGTAAAACCTGGAAACCACTGCTGGTATTACCCAAAGGTTTCTTTGCTTATTCCAGTATGACCGTAATGGGCAATGGTGATATTGCACTGATCTATGAAGCAAGTGGCTATCGGACTATTCCATTTACACTCATTACTGCAGATCAAGTTAAGCAGGTTCTAAGTAAATAA
- a CDS encoding SGNH/GDSL hydrolase family protein, producing MKKLIITIISGLIFATALSAKETPVFKDGERVLFLGDSITRAGGWHSRIALFYETRYPNRRVNWLNAGISGDTSAGAVKRLQWDVFERKPNSVVIMLGMNDAARGDLPKELGMGEIGSDKRVAEYAKNMRNLVEKLQAAKVGIILCTPSPYDSTVKLKTPGNPAANEALTKMASFCRELAKEFDLPLVDFNGPMNAINTAYQKTKPTFTLIGGDRVHPGALGCTVMAHLFLKAQGASGLISEVMIDAAENKVTKEENAKVADLKVKDGAVSFSLTEKALPMPFEGDSRQALKLSPENELLKAMAKLERPADAHTRMGATLGAAKNGVGLEFDPANSTAWDDIYWRDHLHRQLFSVRGLPEGEYELRIDDKLIGRWFNDDLAMRINLSGLRTTPQYQQVKKVSEFHDKRHKTASYAPRMIAYTRHFALDPFNIDTSNADAVKIYLEKLIADPTAKDRVELGGYTQSMAKQYLKHKPKEEKTVNEIASVDDEIYRLNTPTIHRYELRPVTHPISSEARQKTFDQRRTPEQLAKLAKDFCKLLVLDNAGLLRTNLRRRPGLQKVAKLAKGGKPVEALNSYRDYLFDKLRNAAAYGLPGELLDPYKKLIKLKNKDKVVARAQELLAGRILPDTAPMQPGSVWLPRPKEAGTGASNPWTPKTFQPLAEAYLMTGEARYLQKWIDYLDGWAMFEDTDDHIRGTDISDSDSHSISQVLAIYKILGGIARMQPAAQTEFPADSLARILSKCIRVYLPLSIVYHDSNPQNWTPGNTAYQMKVAALMDEFRAAETIFNRARHRHENYGTIQNLPDGGETEHALWYNAHYFHGAIEPIKLVDSRRHATAINKAFWEAPILSADWKFMQRDKIIQRARYFLQMLSPQSKYPIGNRSDNRTLPDWMSAALVEYALLNGAPDLQVLLNTFRGNTASGLPDFTMSGFPYSGSWIMRKGWGKEDGYAHFFSSPYPVGGHAMRGMKSNNGFWLSEAGQDLLVSGSFGAYSNDRSPLRVDGREQFALAGIGNPGINKNHKGFSVAYIDPQPADWRSHSSVNFDFAEGVYSGPYGDSIDDHHDNKDYRSGFLAERAREVITGVTHQRQVFHVKNPDLWIVVDRLKSQGPHEYTLDWYLPAPLTQKSKNRYKPKTFAASNIFIDDALQTVTTSAADMPNLRIRHFGPKLNLSRNLVNGEAVKNDYTYKYRMYDLWRLSGTWQSSGNDVIISLIEALPKGGTTKIKNAQNTESGFEATLAEGQRLQFNATEANVTLTIDGRMLVLGEESFEAQGKQRTPVYRPIAPVRIDPVRNVIAGATPVTLACPTSGVDIRYTLDGSEPTIHSPLYTAPFTIDNSVTVKARAFRKGLTATPTNLAGTHATGTRVAHYKLVKALDPVAPLNDKRYKTGLKADYYEGDWKDLAFFPERVKPKRTFNARWLFDRCQPSTDKTFGWTYSGYISIPEDGIYTFYAPEEMLTSPQEPGYNLRLFVGQELLWNNRPSGQLNEWYPATTRHAYGTWSIALKKGLHPVKVSYVDYRQDAVERLNHPGLRLNTIWVGSLPKLKVSGPGLELQPIPNNWCFKN from the coding sequence GTGAAGAAACTCATTATAACAATCATATCAGGTCTGATTTTTGCGACAGCTTTGTCGGCAAAAGAGACCCCTGTATTTAAAGATGGGGAACGGGTGCTCTTCCTCGGTGACAGTATTACCCGGGCGGGCGGTTGGCATTCGCGGATCGCGCTGTTCTACGAGACACGCTATCCGAACCGCCGTGTCAACTGGCTTAATGCCGGCATCAGCGGCGACACCTCGGCCGGCGCGGTGAAGCGCCTGCAATGGGACGTATTCGAGCGTAAGCCGAACAGCGTCGTGATCATGCTCGGTATGAACGATGCGGCACGAGGGGACCTGCCCAAGGAACTCGGCATGGGCGAGATTGGCAGTGACAAGCGGGTCGCGGAGTATGCGAAGAACATGCGTAACCTTGTTGAAAAGCTTCAGGCCGCCAAAGTGGGCATCATCCTCTGTACGCCGAGTCCCTACGACTCCACCGTCAAGCTGAAGACGCCGGGCAATCCGGCCGCCAACGAAGCACTCACCAAGATGGCTAGCTTCTGCCGCGAACTGGCGAAAGAGTTTGATCTACCCCTGGTCGATTTTAACGGTCCTATGAATGCCATCAATACAGCCTACCAGAAGACAAAACCGACCTTCACGCTGATAGGTGGCGATCGTGTCCATCCCGGGGCACTGGGCTGCACAGTCATGGCTCACCTTTTTCTTAAGGCGCAAGGAGCTTCTGGTCTCATTAGCGAAGTGATGATCGATGCTGCTGAAAATAAGGTCACAAAGGAGGAAAATGCCAAGGTCGCCGACTTGAAAGTCAAGGACGGTGCGGTCTCATTCTCCTTAACTGAGAAAGCCTTGCCAATGCCGTTTGAAGGGGATTCCCGTCAGGCCCTGAAACTTTCCCCGGAGAATGAATTACTCAAGGCTATGGCCAAACTCGAGCGACCGGCTGATGCCCATACCCGCATGGGGGCAACCCTCGGCGCTGCCAAAAACGGGGTGGGGCTTGAGTTTGATCCGGCCAACAGTACTGCTTGGGACGACATCTACTGGCGCGACCACCTGCACCGGCAACTGTTCTCCGTACGCGGGTTGCCGGAGGGCGAATACGAACTGAGGATTGATGATAAGCTTATTGGTCGTTGGTTCAACGACGATCTGGCTATGCGGATCAACCTTTCCGGTCTGCGCACGACACCACAGTATCAGCAGGTGAAAAAGGTATCGGAATTTCACGACAAGCGTCATAAAACAGCTTCCTATGCCCCCCGCATGATAGCCTATACCCGGCACTTTGCTCTTGACCCATTCAATATTGACACATCTAACGCGGATGCAGTTAAAATCTATCTTGAAAAGCTGATTGCTGATCCGACAGCCAAAGACCGCGTCGAGCTGGGTGGCTACACCCAGTCCATGGCTAAACAATACCTAAAACACAAGCCTAAGGAGGAGAAAACCGTTAATGAAATAGCCTCCGTCGACGATGAAATTTACAGGCTGAATACGCCTACCATTCATCGTTACGAGTTACGCCCTGTGACCCATCCTATTAGTTCTGAAGCACGTCAAAAAACCTTTGATCAACGTCGCACACCTGAGCAACTTGCGAAGCTTGCAAAGGACTTTTGCAAGCTTCTAGTTCTTGACAATGCTGGATTGCTGCGTACCAACCTACGCCGCAGACCTGGACTGCAAAAAGTAGCTAAGCTGGCCAAGGGTGGAAAACCCGTGGAAGCGCTCAACTCCTATCGTGATTACCTTTTCGATAAACTACGCAACGCTGCCGCCTACGGACTACCTGGCGAGTTATTGGATCCATACAAGAAATTGATCAAGCTCAAGAATAAAGACAAGGTTGTGGCTCGAGCTCAGGAGTTACTGGCAGGCAGAATTCTGCCCGACACGGCTCCGATGCAGCCAGGAAGCGTCTGGCTACCACGGCCGAAGGAAGCGGGGACCGGTGCTTCTAATCCCTGGACGCCCAAGACATTTCAACCCCTGGCTGAGGCTTACCTGATGACCGGTGAGGCCCGTTACCTTCAAAAATGGATTGACTACCTCGACGGCTGGGCCATGTTCGAAGACACGGACGACCATATTCGGGGCACCGACATCTCCGACTCTGACAGCCATTCCATAAGTCAAGTTCTGGCCATCTACAAGATCCTCGGCGGCATCGCCCGGATGCAACCAGCGGCTCAAACGGAGTTTCCCGCCGACAGTCTGGCCCGGATCCTATCCAAGTGCATCCGTGTTTATCTTCCGCTCTCCATTGTCTACCACGATAGCAATCCACAGAACTGGACACCGGGAAATACAGCTTACCAGATGAAGGTCGCCGCGCTCATGGATGAATTCCGGGCCGCAGAAACCATCTTCAACCGCGCTCGCCATCGCCACGAAAACTACGGCACCATCCAAAATCTGCCCGATGGCGGCGAGACGGAGCATGCCCTCTGGTACAACGCGCACTACTTCCATGGCGCCATAGAACCGATCAAACTTGTTGATTCGCGGCGCCATGCTACGGCCATCAACAAGGCTTTCTGGGAAGCACCAATTCTCTCTGCCGATTGGAAGTTCATGCAGAGAGACAAAATCATTCAGCGCGCCCGTTATTTTCTGCAGATGTTAAGCCCCCAAAGCAAATACCCCATCGGCAACCGTAGTGATAACCGTACATTGCCTGACTGGATGTCTGCAGCACTGGTGGAATACGCCCTGCTCAACGGTGCACCCGACCTTCAAGTGTTACTGAATACCTTTCGCGGCAATACCGCCTCTGGCCTACCGGACTTCACCATGTCCGGTTTCCCCTACAGCGGTAGCTGGATCATGCGCAAGGGCTGGGGCAAGGAGGACGGCTACGCCCACTTCTTCTCTTCACCCTATCCCGTTGGCGGCCACGCTATGCGTGGCATGAAAAGCAATAACGGCTTCTGGCTCTCCGAAGCAGGGCAGGACCTGTTGGTGTCCGGTAGTTTCGGTGCTTATAGTAACGATCGTTCCCCCCTACGTGTTGACGGCAGGGAACAGTTTGCTCTCGCCGGCATCGGCAACCCCGGTATCAACAAAAATCACAAGGGCTTCAGCGTTGCCTACATCGACCCCCAGCCCGCTGACTGGCGCTCGCACTCGAGTGTGAATTTCGACTTCGCCGAAGGTGTCTATTCAGGGCCCTACGGAGATTCCATCGATGACCATCACGACAACAAAGACTACCGCTCCGGATTTCTCGCGGAGCGTGCCCGGGAGGTCATTACCGGGGTTACCCACCAGCGCCAGGTCTTCCACGTCAAGAACCCCGACCTGTGGATTGTGGTTGACCGCCTGAAGAGCCAAGGTCCCCACGAATACACCCTGGACTGGTATCTGCCGGCTCCCTTGACCCAGAAGAGCAAGAACCGCTATAAGCCCAAAACCTTTGCCGCTAGCAACATCTTCATTGATGACGCTTTGCAGACCGTGACTACCAGCGCAGCAGACATGCCCAACCTGCGTATCCGCCACTTCGGCCCAAAACTTAATTTGAGCAGAAATCTAGTGAATGGCGAGGCCGTTAAGAATGACTACACCTACAAGTACAGAATGTATGACCTCTGGCGCCTCAGCGGCACTTGGCAAAGCAGTGGCAACGACGTCATCATTTCCCTGATTGAAGCTTTGCCCAAAGGTGGTACCACGAAGATTAAAAATGCCCAGAATACAGAGTCTGGTTTTGAAGCAACATTAGCAGAAGGACAACGGCTGCAGTTTAACGCTACTGAAGCCAATGTAACGCTGACTATTGACGGCCGAATGCTGGTACTTGGTGAGGAGAGCTTCGAAGCACAGGGCAAGCAGCGCACTCCGGTTTACCGCCCGATCGCACCGGTCCGAATCGACCCGGTCCGGAATGTCATCGCCGGCGCCACGCCCGTTACGTTGGCTTGCCCCACGTCCGGAGTGGATATCCGCTACACCCTCGACGGTTCTGAACCGACCATTCACTCGCCACTCTACACTGCGCCATTTACCATCGACAACAGCGTCACCGTCAAAGCCCGCGCCTTTCGTAAGGGGTTAACCGCTACCCCGACGAACCTGGCCGGCACGCACGCTACCGGCACGCGAGTTGCGCATTACAAACTTGTTAAAGCGCTCGATCCAGTCGCACCACTTAACGATAAGCGCTACAAAACGGGGCTCAAGGCCGACTACTATGAGGGCGACTGGAAGGATCTGGCCTTCTTTCCGGAACGGGTGAAACCTAAACGAACCTTTAACGCCCGTTGGCTCTTCGACCGCTGCCAACCCAGCACCGACAAGACCTTCGGCTGGACTTATTCGGGATATATCAGCATCCCTGAAGACGGCATTTACACCTTTTATGCTCCGGAGGAGATGCTCACTTCGCCGCAGGAACCGGGTTATAATCTTCGCCTGTTTGTCGGCCAGGAACTGCTCTGGAACAATCGCCCCAGCGGCCAGCTCAACGAATGGTATCCGGCTACCACCCGACATGCTTACGGCACCTGGAGCATCGCTTTGAAGAAAGGGCTGCACCCTGTCAAGGTCAGCTATGTCGATTACCGACAGGATGCGGTTGAACGCCTGAACCACCCAGGTTTAAGGCTGAACACTATTTGGGTTGGCTCACTTCCTAAACTTAAAGTTTCCGGTCCGGGATTAGAATTACAGCCTATACCAAACAACTGGTGCTTTAAAAATTAG
- a CDS encoding FN3 associated domain-containing protein, whose product MKKGLLNLALFGALISTASAQITLNGNTDHSEQGWEKYGKQELSIAEGVVGINDQSTEDTASLSHPIDPALQSLIRKHGFELAFTSRVSDANPSGTGIELHVAKAVRLVLGLNSYQNKQNIYFWDPVAKKQRSHQIDSEDFVHYRVVWTPDADGGKVSVFTNGEEVISQSHAIKLQGSASSIKIGGLRAGKARTGKLELRKLTLKPLGGNYEVMLKASKPTVKTAKLNKQAFAREFLDGLYSSFEEMHFNGLRGNKDYQKLIKLKNDGDYDKALTAFRDYFLTKLRNPQSFGLTTADLSVYSNGNTGLGAWAGPQFDVRSEPASILKLADQILAGKLAGRDIGKPGTVNWNYPHKKGAVLDYMSVPDRGLYDFSAFSPLVQAYLISGNRDYVEQYMAYLSDWTDNADYLINQHPCKIPHSTKNDPTRAFMRLFAAIVNTPNSDELIEPELFARVIDKLLKYTYSQMAYLRSNTHNWTPSMAIVIKALLFNEFKISRSLFREGVRRNVEDNAVTQNLRDGTENQQCPWYNDNYLQVYQFLRLIEARSNLPIWRENLWLKEWRTNPRRQNDIREHLMARINYTIKNRTPQNQWPSPWRGGDKRHMHLTETRIAMSPEAFNEPENAKIYQAMTNPGSGVRPDLKANWFPYGGYNTIWEGWEKDSAYGALFCSPVPGAYGAFRSRSNNNVFGLSAFGADLLIDDTVGHYMYPSSPVQVDGKDQYFHKGIHRVKPPSSHKSYQVKAWLEPSDFRWHSSEKFNLMEGVYQGNWYSDAKVKHQRLVQYIRNTPIWIVTDRMHSLDNKPHEYKQIWHIPTKPSKYAAYANEDIVVDAKNNKITATGKGETNETGTMIKQPSFSLYTFSNEQLKYDSKLLANNPKNHYQICARKEVYLRWKGTDSSQLVSLLIPRQQGVSEAEVFSELKMIKNVDSTGFSGKLADGRIVEYLSSADDTVELSLSNVVANAKSLLVVRTDNGSVNLVVLDCKALSVNGKLIALKEKNVEVSVSDDKTEIINIYRPIKPVEIFPQRNVFMDSLEVSLQSETRDVEIRYTLDNSEPTPQSTLYTVPFTIKATTTVRARAYRKGVKNNPVVLSGTYATVVSKAHFDKKTAVEPQADGGTTVGLKCSYYEGQWQQLWMNLNALKPKRTGIAKDVFDLSLIPESNPKLTTAEAPRQKYYALKYEGYIEVPEDGVYTFHAPSEYIYPNVDQGYELNVSVGNRMLPFGWNSTRKSGLNLWYPATSLHAYGNWSIALKKGLHPVKVTYADWRTNASELLNEPNTNKYIWDGVKPKLLFSGPGLNKQAIPAEWLKHK is encoded by the coding sequence ATGAAAAAAGGGCTTTTGAACTTGGCGTTATTTGGCGCACTAATCTCTACTGCATCAGCGCAGATTACGCTTAATGGGAATACAGACCACAGCGAGCAGGGGTGGGAAAAATATGGAAAACAAGAGCTTTCTATTGCTGAAGGTGTAGTCGGTATAAATGATCAAAGCACTGAAGATACGGCATCATTGTCACACCCTATTGATCCTGCCTTGCAGAGTTTAATTAGGAAACACGGTTTTGAACTCGCATTTACCTCAAGAGTTAGTGATGCTAATCCCAGTGGGACTGGGATTGAACTGCATGTAGCCAAAGCCGTGCGGCTTGTGTTAGGGCTCAATTCATACCAGAATAAGCAGAATATCTATTTCTGGGATCCAGTGGCAAAAAAGCAGCGATCGCATCAAATTGATAGCGAAGACTTTGTCCACTACCGCGTTGTTTGGACTCCGGATGCTGACGGCGGAAAAGTGTCCGTGTTTACTAACGGAGAAGAAGTTATTTCTCAATCCCACGCTATCAAACTTCAAGGTTCTGCCTCCAGTATAAAAATAGGTGGTTTGAGAGCGGGCAAGGCGCGAACTGGTAAACTTGAGCTTAGAAAGCTGACCCTCAAACCACTGGGTGGCAATTACGAAGTAATGCTCAAAGCATCCAAACCAACTGTTAAAACGGCAAAACTCAATAAGCAGGCTTTTGCTCGAGAATTCCTCGACGGCTTGTACAGCTCATTTGAGGAGATGCATTTTAACGGCTTGAGAGGTAACAAAGATTATCAAAAATTAATAAAGTTGAAGAATGATGGGGATTATGATAAAGCCTTGACTGCATTTCGTGATTATTTCCTGACAAAGCTTCGCAATCCACAAAGCTTCGGGCTTACCACAGCTGATTTAAGTGTCTATTCCAACGGAAACACAGGACTTGGTGCATGGGCCGGACCGCAATTTGATGTGAGAAGTGAGCCAGCAAGTATTTTAAAACTGGCTGATCAAATATTGGCAGGTAAGTTAGCCGGAAGAGATATTGGGAAACCAGGAACCGTCAACTGGAATTATCCGCATAAAAAAGGTGCCGTTCTTGATTACATGTCTGTACCGGATAGAGGACTTTACGATTTTTCCGCTTTTTCTCCACTAGTTCAAGCTTACCTCATCAGTGGAAACAGGGATTATGTAGAACAATACATGGCATATCTAAGTGATTGGACGGATAATGCCGATTACCTCATCAATCAACATCCATGTAAAATACCGCACTCGACCAAAAATGATCCGACAAGAGCCTTTATGCGTTTATTCGCAGCAATCGTCAATACTCCAAATAGCGACGAGCTTATAGAACCGGAACTGTTTGCTCGAGTAATTGACAAGTTACTCAAGTACACTTATTCACAAATGGCCTACCTACGCAGTAACACTCATAACTGGACTCCATCCATGGCCATTGTTATTAAAGCTTTATTATTCAATGAGTTCAAGATCTCCAGATCCTTATTTCGTGAAGGTGTTCGCCGTAATGTCGAGGACAATGCCGTTACTCAAAACCTTCGGGACGGTACTGAGAATCAACAGTGCCCGTGGTATAATGATAATTACCTACAGGTTTATCAATTCCTGCGCCTAATCGAAGCACGCTCAAACTTACCGATCTGGCGGGAAAACCTTTGGCTAAAGGAATGGCGTACCAACCCGCGCCGGCAGAACGATATTCGCGAACATCTGATGGCTAGAATCAACTACACAATCAAAAATCGTACACCCCAAAACCAATGGCCCTCACCGTGGCGTGGTGGCGATAAACGACATATGCATTTGACAGAAACCCGCATTGCCATGAGTCCGGAGGCCTTCAACGAACCGGAAAATGCCAAGATCTACCAGGCAATGACGAATCCGGGATCAGGTGTGCGGCCAGATTTAAAAGCCAACTGGTTCCCGTACGGTGGTTATAATACAATCTGGGAAGGCTGGGAAAAAGATAGCGCTTACGGTGCTCTGTTTTGCTCCCCTGTTCCAGGAGCATACGGGGCTTTTCGCAGTCGTTCCAATAATAATGTTTTTGGCCTTTCAGCATTTGGAGCAGATTTGCTGATCGATGATACAGTGGGTCACTATATGTACCCGTCAAGTCCGGTACAAGTAGATGGTAAGGATCAGTATTTCCACAAAGGGATACACAGAGTCAAGCCCCCATCAAGTCACAAGTCCTATCAGGTAAAGGCCTGGCTGGAGCCTTCTGATTTCCGTTGGCACAGTTCAGAAAAATTCAACTTGATGGAAGGTGTTTATCAGGGCAACTGGTATTCTGACGCTAAAGTTAAACACCAGCGCTTAGTCCAGTATATCCGCAACACTCCCATCTGGATTGTTACCGATCGCATGCACTCGCTAGACAACAAACCCCATGAATATAAGCAAATATGGCACATCCCCACAAAGCCGTCAAAATATGCAGCATATGCCAATGAAGATATAGTTGTTGACGCAAAAAACAACAAAATTACAGCTACCGGCAAAGGTGAAACCAACGAAACCGGCACGATGATCAAACAACCTTCGTTCTCTCTGTACACATTTAGCAATGAGCAACTTAAGTATGACAGCAAGCTGCTTGCAAATAACCCCAAGAACCACTATCAGATCTGTGCGCGCAAAGAGGTGTACCTGCGCTGGAAGGGAACTGATAGTTCCCAGCTTGTCAGCCTGCTTATCCCTCGCCAGCAGGGTGTAAGTGAAGCTGAGGTCTTTTCAGAACTGAAAATGATAAAAAACGTCGACTCAACGGGCTTCAGTGGGAAATTGGCAGACGGGCGCATTGTGGAGTACCTCTCTTCTGCTGATGACACTGTAGAGCTCTCATTGAGTAATGTCGTAGCAAATGCTAAAAGTCTTCTTGTTGTACGTACCGACAACGGATCCGTCAACCTGGTGGTTTTGGATTGTAAGGCTCTGTCTGTCAATGGGAAACTAATTGCTCTGAAAGAGAAGAATGTAGAAGTATCTGTATCTGATGACAAAACAGAAATCATCAATATCTACCGCCCAATTAAGCCTGTGGAAATATTCCCGCAGCGCAATGTGTTTATGGATTCTCTTGAAGTATCATTGCAGAGTGAAACACGAGATGTGGAAATCCGTTATACCCTCGATAATTCTGAACCAACACCTCAATCGACCTTGTACACAGTCCCATTTACGATAAAAGCAACGACAACTGTTAGAGCCCGCGCCTATCGCAAAGGTGTGAAGAATAACCCAGTAGTACTCAGCGGAACATACGCTACGGTTGTGAGCAAGGCTCATTTTGATAAGAAGACAGCTGTGGAGCCACAGGCAGATGGGGGCACTACAGTAGGGCTAAAATGCAGTTATTACGAAGGACAATGGCAACAGCTATGGATGAATCTGAATGCACTTAAACCAAAGCGAACTGGTATAGCCAAAGATGTTTTTGACTTATCTTTGATTCCGGAAAGTAATCCTAAGCTTACCACGGCGGAAGCCCCGCGTCAGAAATACTATGCTCTGAAATATGAAGGGTATATTGAGGTCCCGGAGGATGGTGTTTATACCTTCCATGCTCCAAGCGAGTATATTTACCCTAATGTTGATCAAGGATATGAATTAAATGTTTCCGTGGGAAATAGAATGCTTCCTTTTGGATGGAATAGCACAAGGAAATCTGGTCTCAACTTGTGGTATCCAGCCACAAGCCTTCATGCCTACGGGAACTGGTCAATTGCCTTAAAAAAGGGACTGCATCCAGTGAAAGTAACCTACGCCGATTGGCGCACCAATGCATCTGAACTTCTCAACGAACCCAATACAAATAAATATATCTGGGACGGAGTAAAACCCAAGCTCCTCTTTTCCGGTCCGGGCTTGAACAAACAAGCTATTCCAGCCGAATGGTTGAAGCATAAATAA